In the Diadema setosum chromosome 11, eeDiaSeto1, whole genome shotgun sequence genome, TAATGCTCTtttaacaaagcgcatggagacattttcgcgtgttgttaaatttgcgatccaactgtgatttgcgaaatggCTTTGCCTACATACACACTCTAGTTCTGTGATGCgctaaatttttgaaaattaaacccttgcaaaaataacCGCTTATACAGTAAGTATTTAGATTCTGAAATAGGTCCCTGTGACATTGTGTGTTTCTGAATAGAAAAGCTGTGGCCAAGCACTGAATTCATGAATGGGTGCAATATAATGATGCAACTTAAGAGGAAGGAAGTATAGTGATCAATGTAAAATTATATAGAAAAAAACTATGGCAAAGATATTGCCTTATGTTTTAGTCACTCTAGTTTTGCTCTCAGTCTTCAAGCCATACAATTATAGGCTTTTTCTTCCAATTTCTTGTCCTTTCATGTGTGTAGCCAAGTTGGTGTGAGtgatgtataatgtatgtgaGTCTTCCCCCCATGATCACATTTTTTACCTCTGTTCTTCCCACCTGCCAACAGATCCCACaatattgccatggcaacgggtCGACAAGGGCGCGATACGTTTCGTCTTGAGTGGTGCCAACATCATGTGCCCTGGTTTGACCTCTCCAGGAGCTGAACTTATACCTGCTGAAAAAGACACAATAGTGGTATCCTTTTTGCAGTGGCAAATTTGCTTATTGAATAGAAGATGGCTTTGCCCACTAACACTCTTATACGTCATTAATCCTGCCGTCCAAACTGTATTCAGGAAGAAACACCTCCCATTTGACATCaataaattttcactttttctgaAGCTACATTTTGGTATTTTTATTTCGTATAGAAGCCTTCGAAGACAGTAATtgctcatttaatcatcttgTTTTCTTAAATTCAGTGGCATTGTTAAGAAGATTAACTTctgatttgtatgtgtgtgtgtgtgtgtgtgtgtgtttatttatttttttatttatttttttgttattattaatgATCATTCTGGCAGAGAAAAAGAGCAAAATACCTTCATGACAGTTTAAGCTAAAGAGCACCATTTTTTGTTCAATGCAGATGCACCAGTGAGAGAATGCTTTTGTAGCCTATCAGAGGGTGTCTTTAGAACTCcttttattctccttttctcaCAGTAAGAGtgaatatgaaatttgtttgtgtgtttgctcttttaatacACCATAGTTATCCCTTAATAATTCAATGCCAACCAGGCAATAATGGCAGAGGGCAAACAGCACGCACTCTCAATAGGCCTGATGAAGATGTCAGCGGACGACATGTAAGTTTCAGAAACCCACATCATCAGTTCAGTGGTACAGTTTCAGATATGGACAGAGAGGACAAGTGCTCTTCCGTTTCTtagaggacaagttcaccttcatacatgtaaattgagaaaaattagcaatattaatagaacacatcagtgaaagtttgaggaaaatcaaacaatccattcaaaagttaagaatGTATAAAGTTTTAGTGCTGCCATCagtggatgagaagacttctcCAACTTGTGATGTCAAATAtgtagaacaatataaagaaaatatgaagaaaatctaacatacatgtattttcacttttctcacactatgaaagagcacttgacttgtttCTTTCAGatagcagggggaataatattacccctaacatacaGCAGTGACAAGTTGAGGAAATGTGTGctgtttttcaaaaaatgaattttgtgaaattctctttatattttccttatatcgttctgtgcatatgacgtcataaactgtagtagtcttctcatccagcagtgactgtgcagaaactttaaaattcataaattttgtacagattgtcaaactttcactgatgtgttctgctaatattgctacattcactcaatccacatgtacatgaaggtggacttgtccttcaaaTCTCAACATGTAAGATTTTGTATGTGGCTTTGGGTGTTGCAAATGAGGATTGTGTGCATCTAATGTACAAAATGGGTGATTCAGGGCCACAtgttttagcatttttttttttttttttgcattctccTGAAATAAACGTCATTGTAAATAAACCAGTGGAAgcaatagaacagatcagtgaaAATAGATTTGAGCGTGATTAGCCAAACGATAGAGAAGCAGTAAATATTAGACTGATGTTACACATGTGGTGTTCTGTGCTTAGTTCACAGCATTCATCCATTGATCTCATGTGTTTTAGACGCTTTTATTTCACCTGGGAAGTAAAAGCAATATGATGCCCTCAAAAATGACAAAGAACATTAATTTAACTTTTGTCACCAAGCTAAAGAGAGATTGATATGGTATTGTGTCTTAGGCATTTTTTCTTAacatcatgtacatttatgtcAAGATTACAATTGAGGGTGTCTGCATGAAGTAGAAATTTCAATATTGTTGGTATGAAAAGATGAAATATGTTAACTTATAAAGATATCAATAGTGGATGTAAGGAGCAAGGTTGGTCACAATTATCTCACATTTTTCATGATGTTTACAATGGTTGGGATTGCTATAAAGCATAGAAACCTTGGAAAATGTCCCAGTTACAGGGCCATTATGAGTGCTTACAGTATTCTGCTGCTTTGATCAATCCTACCTATTTGTATGTCAACTGCAAAGTTTCACACTTTTTTGTGTCTTTGAATTTCAGACGGTCAGTCAACAAGGGTGTCGGAGTGGACAACATGCACTACTTAAATGATGGTCTGTGGCACATGAAACAAGTCAAATAGCATTGGAACTCTTATCTAGGACTTGACTGTAAAACCATCACACACATCATCCAGGCTGTGCCATGCTGGCTTTGCATGGCATGAGAGTGGGAAATGTGTACCTTATAAACCAACACTGTGCCATGTCGGTATTCCTTCAGCATATGCAAGATGACTGTCCCAGATTGCAACATGGAGTTGCGACACCGATGTAATGAGCGCACGTAAAAGAGAGGGTAACCCCACAGAgttatgatgatgaagaagaaaataatctttGCATGGCTAGATGTTGCTATAGGTGATAAATCATACTGATGGAATTGTTATCATGGTTTCTGTATACCATGCGAgtgttttttgttcttcttcaaaGACTTTTTTGTGAATAGTTTGTGAAGGAATATATGCATATTTTGAAAACTTTTGTCAGAgtgcataatatttcaaaatatgctTGTGTCCAATATCTTTTCATAAAATCGTAGTATCGCTAGCACTCCagggcagattttttttttttttttttttttttttttttcagacctgATTCAGATGTTGGTCTATTTGGCATGTAGTAATCAGTGAATTGATGATGAATTCAtcacattttgagaaaaaaaaatatgttaggACCAGATATTGATTAAATTTATTTAAAGTTTCTGTTACTGTGTAAAAAGACAATGTACACAGAAACCCTGATATAAGGAGATTGCTGGGACTGccaattttactttgttgtaggACTGGTACCTCCTTGTGGACATACAGTTTGTACCAAAATGAGACCAGCTAAATACTGTAATGGAAAATTGGAATCACTGAATTCACGTGATTCAAAGCGGTACCTCATTGTGAGCAAGTTCATTGTCACAGAGCTTCTCAGTATACACGTATATGCATGGATGATGATTGCACAAATAAACGTAATATTTAGAGTTTTAGTTGATGCATTCAAAAATTTGAACTCCATGGCTCAAAAGTAGAGTAATAAagtcagtggcggatccagagggggcgcatcgggcgcgcgccccctctttattattaaaaaaaaatgaaaaaaaaatggggaacgTGTGCCCCcctttttacctccgccaagggaggaggttatgtttttgttaccgttggtttgttagttagtttgtccgtgtgcaaaataactcaaaaagtagttaacggatttgaatgaaacttgtaggaaaggtttagaatgatacaagtaacaggtgattaaattttggtagtgatccaagaattttggaagaatttatgaaggattttttatattttggcaggtagggtcaatgtacttgggagttcaggctgcaggtatttgaggtttgcatgcgtgcactaaagtacgtgctctagtttctgttaGGGCGAGGCGgcccgtgcagctgagggtttatgacgtaacagaggcttctatattgagaaatcaggcgactttcagcacacaatgctataagtacacTATAAGTatgggtggaaaaaaaaaataagtatgggtggaaatcactgatatctctatggaagaacaagatcggtggtggaaatgagctacATGCTttgcggaggtctgcgctctcagagtgcttttctagttaattttgtaaaggcgcctcccctttacgggattcctggatccgcccctgctaaaGTGCACATAGCTATTTCTCTGTTTTGGACAGAATTGACAGATGTATACCAGGctataaaaataaatacatgtagatagtgAATGTAGATGTGCTGCATGTGTTGTTTTTGTCATCTATGGAGAATTCAGAATCTGTCCTGTTCTATATTAGTAACTGTGTAGCACTGTATGGAGCATCACTGTAGGTAATTTCCCTTGTCTAAAAGCATCTGTGTGCAATGTACCATGGAAattagattaaaaaacaaacaaatacaccaCAAACAAACAGCTAGTATGGCTGAGGTGTAtaattttttatgcctccgccacgaagtggtgccggaggcattatgttttcgggttgtccgtccgtccgtccgtccgtccgtccttccgtgtccgtccgtaatgaattttgtggacaaggtaactatcaaaacctgttgaggtatcctaatgaaacttggcatgtatgtgtattagggggtgatttgggtgcacatgctcaaggtcaaaggtcaaaaggtcaaggtcaaatacataaaatttcactatttccaccatatctattgaataccagaagatattttcttgaaacttagtgtatacatgtattacccaattcaaattctctggtgaaagtttgggtcatgaggtcaaaggtcaaaggtcaaaaggtcagggtcaaatacataaaatttcactatttccaccatatctattgaatgcctgaagatattttcttgaaacttaatgtattacccaattaagattctctggtgaaagtttgggtcatgaggtcaaaggtcaaaggtcaaaaggtcaagtaaaaatattaaaacttctttttttttcttcataccttggaaaattgttcaaggtatcttcatggaacatagtatatacatatactgactggaagtgattatctagagaacgtagggttcatggggtcaaaggtcaagtgcaacacttcaaaattttactatttccctcctatcatgcaatgccagcagggttatttttttttacacttggtgtatgcatacatgtgtaacctaagagaaattctctggaaagtttttttttttcttctttttttgcctcaaaggtcaaaaggtcaaagatcaagtgaaagtgctgaactaactttttcctccatatctcggaagtggctcaagttatcttgaaacttagtacatattatgcatgttctacctgaaagtgattatcttatgaattttagggtcaagggccagatgaaaatggtagcaatttactattcaattcagaaattgcactttttctccacacctgtaccttgaaaattactcaatacctaaatgtatgaatgggtcaaagtcgagttaaagtccttaaatccctagatacatgctctcctattcatccaattaaacctaggtcaaggaaggtgaacattcaacacatttgtgacaaacttgtcatttcaatattttgccaattttgtgaaaatgtaatcacacattgtccacatgtactatctagacctattggggaaaatcatgcattatggcggaggcataccagtcgccaaagcgacatttctagttttatttatttttaagaCAAAGTAATAAAGAATTATGAATTTGTATGGTTCTATTGATCTCACAAATGACTCTTCGTAGCCCCTATCTGTCAGATATATACAAATTgtttttaattaattttgtgacgTAGTACTGTCCAGTTCATTGACGAGCCATTTTTGTGAAGTGGATCAATCTGCAATTCAACCCCTAAACAATTTACTCTTCAACAGAGATTAAAGCTATCTTCAAGATGACAGACAGTGCTTAAACAGGACATAGTTATCTATCATGCTGTAATGAACACttttaaaatatttcaaatttctcCAATTTGTGTAATTCAAAAGGTAATTGCAGTACCTCTGATGCAAGTACATTGCCAGTATCtgcatactgtacgagctgaaattttcgcgtacagatattttcgcgaattgctacttggaggacattttcgcgtgttgttaatttcgcggctGCGAGGGTGTAACTGAACTCAGTTATTcgcgcattgttattttcgcggttcaaaggcgattcgcgaaattcgcgaaaataaaaccaccgcaaaaatttcagctcgtacagtatgtacatgatGCACACTGTGTACATGTGCACATAATAAAAGTTGTAAAACTataacaaatattgattttagaATGATTTCAAGTGCTTAGTGGAGGTGTGAAATGGTgatgttttgttgaaatgagTTTAATGATTAAATAATGATGACTGTGCATAGGGGAGGAGCAATAGCTGCcaaattattgacaaaacaaactattcaaaaaaagaagaagacatctTTGTAAACACACCTGTTTCAGAGTTATGATGTGATGTCATCATCACCGTGTATGATATGCATAGAATCCTAGTGGTGTGCATCTGTTTCATGAACCTCCAGCTGCTGAAGTCCATAAAAAGTTTTAATTTTGCCTATTAAGAACATTCATTGTTATTTCCATCAGATTCTAATCTGTTGGTTAAAGTGgcttttttaaaaatttatgtCACAGTGACTTCACTTCAAATATCAttgatctttaaaaaaagaaaagtttttttttttttcaaaaacttcaaTACAGTAATAGAATATGGCTCAGTGACTGACCAATACCTCATCTAATTGATTCATGAAGTCCCCCAAAATGCTAAAAGTACTATTGCTATTTCAACCTTGTCTGTACTGATTTTTTGTGAAAAGATTTGAAAGGATTAATTGCGACATCCTTGTCTAAAATCTTAAAGGTGCTTTTATGCTGGACCATGTTTTTAGTTTCTTAGATCACGAGTTTTCTAGAATGCCATGCACTaagtgcagtggcggatccagggaggactgcaaccggcgcacgcccaccctttattttttgttgaaacaaaagaaataaaaagaaaaaaatgggggaggggtgcgtgtgccccccctttaattttgtaaatgcgccccctctttacggaattcctggatctgccactgaagTGTGTGATCACATGGGAAGATTTTAAGAtggaatatacattgtagtaaataGCTTAGAAATGTATTTGCAtagtatgtcttcttttttgggCAAGGGGGAAGGGAAAACAATGACTTTCTGTGTTTAAATGAATGAGCCATACTCCAATACATTTCTTTAAgataatatgaataatttaCCAGTAATTTTTTGTACTTGATGGCTTGTAAAAAGAAGTcatgaatatatgtgacccgctgcaacaaaaggatccgaaagtcgtgggaggacaattttctgaaaatgacatgacattattcccttactcttccactttgaTGTCATGTATAAcgtgactcataaaagtacttggttgcGGAGATATGGATGATTTTGTTAGCGCGTGTTGAGTGGTTTAAGAAATcagtttcgagaaaaccgccttcaaagttttcctttcgacgctatcatgatcaagggggaGCAAGACAATTTTCACcgtttgacaatagaaggtatgctcctgaCAACCTcagcgatgttcattcaagcttagcgccagtggtctacgcatgaccaatcagtaaccaggatgccacgcactgaccaacaagatcactccctcgttgctaggggcggagtctagctgcggcgctaaatccaaatctccGGACACGTTTttgttccgttgaaagtcagaaaatcatggcccagaaaaatgcatttttcttgcctttcctttgataatTAATAtattagcttcaaaatttcagcagatgatggaagatacattagactacaaaattatgtaaaaaacagaaattcaaTTGTTTTGatggattttgatgatctgacttcaaactccaTTTTCTCAGCTCACCCGTcagtgactttaggatccttttgttgtagcaggtcacgaTGCATaccacacatacatgcatagaTACATGCagtcatacatacacacacacacacacacacacatacatacatgtatacattgtacatacaaaccACGTACATACATAATTGATATGACATAGTATAgtataagaccccgtttacagtgcgaggctcggccgcagccgagcccagccccgcttcagtgtaaacgcgcaaaaggccaaatgcgaggccaaaattggcctcgcatttggcctcgctctggaggtggtctcggccgtggccgagccgcggccgagccctgcctcttcttggtgtaaacgcaaactgggccaaatgcgcggccaattttagtctggcttccaaaccctctgcctgtatctttcgctattcaggatattaaccccctcaacgtcgaaaactagtatagtttaaggtggttttgtcctgcaaaggatttttttccttcagcaaaggcctttgcccgaacggcgactttgtcgccacggaattcatttggcaaagggtctgaaaaccagacaataccaaattgcgtttgtttacaagcagagcgccactacgacaaaatattgaaaggtttgaatcaaaagcgcggccgagcccagcagtgtaaacggacaaaattgcgaggctcggccgtgcaattgaggccggactcggccgcggctcagccgcgcttttgattcaaacctttcaatattttgtcgtagagcccggccccgcactgtaaacggggtctaggttTTGTGCTTGGGCATTTAagaattctgtggaatcaaaaCAGAATAATGTTACAGGATtagaagaagcaaaaaaaaaatggcattcttttatttttgcacaagTTTCATGTTATGTTAAATGCGCTAAAGTCTCCACCTTTACAGTAGCTTTGAGTGAACAAGATTGAAGATGtgcttgtgtgtctgtgtgcaaatTTGAACACATACTAGTACGTGTACCATTATGTGTCTGGATATGTGTGTGCACATTCTTGTGCatgttgtacatacatgtacatgttttgtaTGATCCACATGGTAAGTTTCAAAATCATGCATCCTAGCTCAGTTACGATAAATGGTGTGCATATTTATGGGCTTTTTTGTAGTGTCTTTGTACTCCAAAGTATTTCCAAAAACATTGTTATAAAGCCccctcctaccccccccccaaaaaaaaataattaaaaaaataataaaaatctaTTCCGCTCATGTTACTgtcatatgtacaatgtacatctgaCAGTaacattcattttcctttttttgtaagTTTGCACTTATTACGCTGAAATAGAGCAGAGTGCAGTTAAGCTGCTTCT is a window encoding:
- the LOC140234744 gene encoding malignant T-cell-amplified sequence 1-A-like: MFKKFTEKENVSGVTQVKSSVIRNIRTELIEKYPGIEEFQDQILPKKESYRLVKCHDKIEILAIGGEPAFFKQRGPFMPTLRLLHKYPTILPWQRVDKGAIRFVLSGANIMCPGLTSPGAELIPAEKDTIVAIMAEGKQHALSIGLMKMSADDIRSVNKGVGVDNMHYLNDGLWHMKQVK